From a single Candidatus Eisenbacteria bacterium genomic region:
- the rimO gene encoding 30S ribosomal protein S12 methylthiotransferase RimO translates to MREPNKNKVYILTLGCPKNDVDSEAMAGILAREGLEATDDPERADLIVVNTCTFIDEAKEESIEAILDAGAAKGGRKLLVTGCMAERYGAELMREMPEIDGVIGVRSLHLVGVEARRLLEGEDGGDTERALPAPDPDRIGEGRIPLGAKHTAYLKIAEGCGRTCTFCSIPSFRGTRLESRPAESLEREARALAARGARELVLVAQETTAWGRDLGEPAGLAGLIDRLAEVREVRWIRVLYGHPETVDDLLLDRLASGAACRYLDVPIQHVSDRMLRLMGRGMTGDDLRRKIARIRERAPEITLRSEIMVGFPGESEADFFELRNYIAETAFDRLGVFRFSPQEGTAATRLPDPVPEETARERHQELVTLQEEILEERGRRLVGARLDVMVDGGDEDGLWARSEADAPDIDGAVLIPGESAPAGTFLEVEITEAGGALLVARRRR, encoded by the coding sequence ATGCGCGAACCGAACAAGAACAAGGTTTATATCCTAACCCTCGGCTGTCCCAAGAACGACGTGGACAGCGAGGCGATGGCGGGCATTCTGGCGCGGGAGGGGCTGGAGGCGACGGACGACCCGGAGCGGGCCGACCTGATCGTGGTGAACACCTGCACCTTCATCGACGAAGCGAAGGAGGAATCCATCGAGGCGATCCTCGACGCGGGCGCCGCGAAGGGGGGACGCAAACTGCTCGTCACCGGCTGCATGGCCGAGCGCTACGGCGCCGAGCTGATGCGGGAGATGCCGGAGATCGACGGCGTGATCGGGGTCCGTTCTCTCCACCTCGTCGGCGTCGAAGCGCGGCGCCTTCTCGAAGGGGAGGACGGCGGCGATACCGAGCGCGCCCTCCCCGCTCCCGACCCGGACCGGATCGGTGAGGGACGGATCCCCCTCGGCGCGAAGCACACCGCCTACCTGAAGATCGCCGAGGGGTGCGGGCGAACCTGCACCTTCTGCTCCATCCCTTCTTTTCGGGGAACACGACTGGAGAGCCGCCCGGCGGAGTCCCTGGAGCGGGAGGCGCGGGCCCTGGCGGCCCGTGGCGCCCGGGAGTTGGTCCTCGTCGCGCAGGAGACCACCGCGTGGGGACGGGACCTGGGGGAGCCGGCCGGTCTCGCCGGGCTGATCGACCGCCTCGCCGAGGTCCGTGAGGTCCGCTGGATCCGCGTTCTCTACGGCCATCCCGAAACGGTGGACGATCTCCTCCTCGACCGCCTCGCCTCCGGCGCCGCCTGCCGCTATCTGGACGTGCCGATCCAGCACGTCTCCGACAGGATGCTCCGCCTCATGGGACGGGGGATGACGGGGGACGACCTCCGGAGGAAGATCGCGCGCATCCGGGAGCGCGCGCCCGAGATCACCCTCCGAAGCGAAATCATGGTCGGCTTCCCGGGCGAGAGCGAGGCGGATTTTTTTGAGCTACGAAATTATATCGCCGAAACGGCTTTCGATCGGCTCGGCGTCTTCCGCTTTTCCCCCCAGGAGGGAACCGCGGCGACGCGCCTCCCCGATCCGGTCCCCGAAGAGACCGCCCGCGAGCGGCACCAGGAGCTGGTCACACTGCAGGAGGAGATCCTGGAGGAGCGGGGGCGCCGCCTCGTCGGCGCGCGCCTCGATGTGATGGTGGACGGCGGCGACGAGGACGGCCTCTGGGCGCGGAGCGAGGCGGACGCGCCGGACATCGACGGCGCGGTGTTGATTCCCGGGGAGAGCGCGCCGGCGGGGACCTTCCTCGAGGTGGAGATCACCGAAGCGGGGGGGGCCCTCCTCGTGGCGCGAAGGAGACGATGA
- the polA gene encoding DNA polymerase I has product MAKRLLLVDGSALIFRSYYAFIRNPLRTSRGEETSVAFGVANTLLKLLREKKPDYVAFVIDTGKPTFRHEIYPEYKANRAAAPPELIEQIPRAIELVEALSVPVLSGEGFEADDLIGTLALRAAEAGIEAEIYSGDKDFLQLVRPGVSVTVPSKDEDRSVADDAAVEDRSGVPARLIVDLMALSGDTSDNVPGVPGVGPKTAAKLLIAHGSLETILEHPERIPGKLGEKIRAHLDDVRLSRELVTIRTDAPVGAALEDLERREIDASRAAPLFREFEFHRLLDEIGSPPEERSTRYALAADREDLERIAESLRGAGRFAFDTETTSVEPMRAELVGISLARHAGEAWYVPVRHAGEGNIPLETVREILGPLLADASLPKTAQNAKYDAIVLEKEGMPVKGIAFDPMIASYLLDPGQRQHGLDHLALIQLNHKMIPIDRVIGSGRAQTTMDRVTAEEARDYACEDADFALRLAERFGPMLEETGLTTLFRDVEIPLSDVLRRMEMTGVALDVPFLEGMGREMAEEIAGMEEAIHRLAGEPFNLNSPKQLQKILFEKLGLKPVKKTKTGFSTDTEVLQELAPMHPLPAKLLEYRQVEKLRSTYVDALPKMVHPETGRIHTSFNQTVTATGRLSSSDPNLQNIPIRTAPGRKIRRAFIAGGSDRIILSLDYSQIELRILAHFSGDEALIRDFREGTDIHRRTAATLFGLDESEVSGEMRSRAKAVNFGILYGMGAFGLATRLGIGRGEAQDFIDDYFRAYPLVKGWLERTVAEARERGWVETILGRRRNLPDMNDRNARIRAFAERTAVNTPIQGSAADLIKLAMIEIDRALLRKKMETRMILQVHDELVFEAPDGEREEATGLARRIMESRMELLVPLTVDAGAGRNWLEAHGMEGAS; this is encoded by the coding sequence ATGGCCAAACGGCTTCTGCTCGTGGACGGGTCCGCCCTGATCTTTCGCTCCTACTACGCTTTCATCCGCAACCCGCTCCGCACCTCCCGGGGGGAGGAGACGAGCGTCGCCTTCGGCGTGGCGAACACCCTCCTCAAGTTGCTGCGGGAGAAGAAACCGGACTATGTCGCTTTCGTGATCGACACGGGGAAACCCACCTTCCGGCACGAAATCTATCCCGAGTACAAGGCGAACCGCGCCGCCGCGCCGCCGGAGCTGATCGAGCAGATCCCCCGGGCGATCGAGCTGGTGGAAGCTCTCTCCGTGCCGGTCCTCTCCGGCGAGGGTTTCGAGGCGGACGACCTGATCGGCACCCTCGCCCTCCGCGCCGCCGAAGCGGGAATCGAAGCGGAGATCTATTCGGGTGACAAGGATTTTCTCCAGCTCGTCCGCCCCGGCGTGTCGGTGACCGTCCCGAGCAAGGACGAGGACCGATCCGTCGCCGACGACGCGGCGGTGGAGGACCGCTCCGGCGTGCCGGCGCGGCTCATCGTCGATCTGATGGCCCTCTCCGGCGACACGAGCGACAACGTCCCCGGCGTCCCCGGCGTGGGTCCCAAAACCGCGGCGAAGCTCCTCATCGCTCACGGCTCTCTGGAAACGATCCTGGAACACCCGGAACGGATCCCGGGGAAGCTGGGTGAGAAGATTCGCGCCCACCTGGACGATGTCCGCCTCTCCCGGGAGTTGGTGACGATCCGCACCGACGCGCCGGTCGGCGCGGCGCTGGAGGATCTGGAGCGTCGCGAGATCGACGCGAGCCGCGCGGCGCCCCTCTTTCGCGAGTTCGAGTTCCACCGCCTGCTCGACGAGATCGGCTCGCCACCCGAGGAGCGGTCGACCCGCTACGCCCTGGCGGCGGACCGGGAGGATCTGGAGCGGATCGCGGAATCGCTTCGCGGGGCGGGGCGCTTCGCCTTCGACACGGAAACCACGTCCGTGGAGCCGATGCGCGCGGAGCTGGTCGGCATCTCGCTCGCCCGACACGCCGGCGAGGCGTGGTACGTGCCGGTGCGCCATGCCGGAGAGGGGAACATCCCGCTCGAAACGGTCCGGGAGATCCTCGGTCCGCTCCTCGCCGACGCCTCCCTCCCCAAGACGGCGCAAAACGCCAAATACGACGCCATCGTTCTGGAGAAGGAAGGCATGCCGGTGAAGGGGATCGCCTTCGATCCCATGATCGCCTCCTACCTTCTCGACCCGGGGCAGAGGCAGCACGGCCTGGACCACCTCGCCCTTATTCAGTTGAATCACAAAATGATTCCCATCGACCGGGTGATCGGCTCCGGCCGCGCTCAGACCACCATGGACCGGGTGACGGCGGAGGAGGCCCGGGACTACGCCTGCGAGGACGCCGACTTCGCGCTCCGTCTCGCCGAGCGTTTCGGGCCGATGTTGGAGGAGACGGGGCTGACCACCCTCTTTCGGGACGTGGAGATTCCCCTGTCGGACGTGCTCCGGCGGATGGAGATGACCGGCGTGGCGTTGGACGTTCCCTTTTTGGAGGGAATGGGGAGGGAGATGGCGGAGGAGATCGCCGGCATGGAAGAAGCGATCCACCGCCTCGCGGGCGAGCCCTTCAACCTGAACTCGCCGAAGCAGCTCCAGAAGATTCTCTTCGAGAAGCTCGGCCTGAAACCGGTGAAGAAAACCAAAACGGGGTTCAGCACCGACACGGAGGTGCTGCAGGAGCTGGCGCCGATGCACCCGCTCCCCGCGAAGCTGCTCGAGTACCGCCAGGTGGAGAAGCTGCGGAGCACGTACGTGGACGCCCTTCCCAAGATGGTTCACCCGGAAACGGGGCGGATCCACACCAGTTTCAATCAGACCGTTACCGCCACGGGACGGCTCTCCTCGTCGGACCCGAACCTGCAGAACATCCCGATCCGCACCGCCCCGGGCCGCAAGATCCGGCGCGCATTCATCGCCGGCGGTTCGGACCGAATCATTTTGTCACTCGACTATTCTCAGATCGAACTCCGCATCCTGGCGCACTTCTCCGGGGACGAGGCGCTGATCCGCGATTTCCGGGAGGGAACGGACATCCACCGGCGCACCGCGGCGACCCTCTTCGGCCTGGACGAGTCGGAGGTGAGCGGCGAGATGCGCTCCCGCGCCAAGGCGGTCAACTTCGGGATCCTCTACGGCATGGGCGCCTTCGGGCTGGCGACTCGACTCGGCATCGGTCGCGGCGAGGCGCAGGACTTCATCGACGATTACTTCCGCGCCTACCCGTTGGTGAAGGGGTGGCTGGAGCGGACCGTCGCGGAGGCGCGGGAACGCGGCTGGGTGGAGACGATCCTCGGGCGTCGCCGAAACCTGCCCGATATGAACGACCGGAACGCGCGGATCCGCGCCTTCGCCGAGCGGACGGCGGTGAACACGCCGATTCAGGGCTCGGCGGCGGACCTGATCAAGCTCGCCATGATCGAGATCGACCGGGCGCTCTTGCGGAAGAAGATGGAGACTCGTATGATTCTGCAGGTTCATGACGAGTTGGTTTTCGAGGCGCCCGACGGGGAGCGGGAGGAGGCGACGGGCCTCGCCCGCCGGATCATGGAAAGCCGAATGGAACTCCTGGTCCCGCTGACGGTGGACGCGGGGGCGGGGCGGAACTGGCTCGAGGCGCACGGCATGGAGGGAGCTTCGTGA
- a CDS encoding dephospho-CoA kinase — MIVAVTGNTGAGKTSVAELFALWGKGRRIDADRIGREVWEEDEAVRRRIAGALGPEVTGPDGEVDRFLLGRAVFGDGEKRLAFDRIVQPLLRERIIAEIEKARGGEERLVVLDAAFLFEWSLQERVDRIVTVIARQETRARRVAERHRVSLEEAIRRVESQESESSKAAKADFVIENNGDRSELEWKARRVWDAIAPGPSRCARRDAE, encoded by the coding sequence GTGATCGTCGCCGTCACCGGCAACACCGGCGCCGGCAAAACGTCGGTGGCGGAACTCTTCGCCCTCTGGGGAAAGGGCCGCCGCATCGACGCGGACCGGATCGGCCGAGAGGTCTGGGAGGAGGACGAGGCGGTGCGCCGGAGGATCGCCGGCGCGCTCGGCCCGGAGGTGACCGGCCCCGACGGCGAGGTGGACCGATTCCTCCTCGGCCGCGCCGTCTTCGGCGACGGGGAGAAGCGGCTCGCCTTCGATCGAATCGTGCAGCCCCTCCTCCGGGAGCGGATCATCGCCGAGATCGAGAAGGCCCGCGGCGGCGAAGAGCGTCTCGTCGTCCTGGACGCGGCGTTTCTCTTCGAGTGGAGTCTCCAAGAGCGCGTGGACCGAATCGTGACGGTGATCGCCCGCCAGGAGACGCGCGCGCGGCGCGTGGCGGAGCGGCATCGAGTTTCCCTCGAAGAGGCGATCCGCCGCGTGGAGAGCCAGGAGAGCGAATCGTCCAAAGCGGCGAAGGCGGACTTCGTCATCGAGAACAACGGCGACCGGAGTGAGCTGGAGTGGAAGGCCCGTCGCGTCTGGGACGCCATCGCGCCGGGCCCCTCCCGCTGCGCCCGGCGCGACGCGGAATAG
- the prfB gene encoding peptide chain release factor 2: MSECEERMSAPDFWDDRNRAGETTRALSADKRVVEEFGRLRTAQEDAKVLLDMALEGGEDPELEHELKEQLERLAELIHQSELKSLLSSPEDPGNAILTIHPGAGGTESQDWAEMLLRMYQRWAEARGFQRSLLDLLAGDEAGIKSVTLEIRGPYAYGLLKAESGVHRLVRISPFDAAHRRHTSFASVFVYPEPEEIEDVEIQESEIRIDTFRASGAGGQHVNKTDSAVRITHIPTGITVSCQSERSQHRNRANALKVLQARLMALKIEEEDKKRAEQEEGKKDIAWGNQIRSYVFQPYTLVKDHRTGEESGNVQAVMDGGIDRFIDAFLRLRSGGGGGKKG, encoded by the coding sequence ATCTCCGAATGCGAAGAGAGGATGAGCGCCCCCGATTTCTGGGACGACCGGAACCGGGCGGGCGAGACGACCCGAGCCCTTTCCGCGGACAAGCGGGTGGTGGAGGAGTTCGGCCGGCTCCGAACGGCGCAGGAAGACGCCAAGGTTCTCCTGGACATGGCCCTGGAGGGCGGCGAAGACCCCGAGCTGGAGCATGAACTGAAGGAGCAACTCGAGCGGCTCGCCGAGCTGATTCATCAATCGGAGCTGAAAAGCCTGCTCAGCTCGCCCGAGGACCCGGGGAACGCGATCCTCACCATCCACCCCGGCGCCGGCGGCACCGAGTCTCAGGACTGGGCGGAGATGCTGCTGCGCATGTACCAGCGCTGGGCGGAGGCGCGCGGCTTCCAGCGATCCCTTCTCGACCTGCTCGCGGGGGACGAGGCGGGGATCAAGAGCGTCACGCTCGAGATCCGCGGTCCCTACGCGTATGGATTATTGAAAGCCGAATCGGGGGTGCACCGGCTCGTCCGGATCAGCCCCTTCGACGCGGCCCATCGCCGCCACACCAGCTTCGCCAGCGTTTTCGTCTATCCCGAGCCCGAAGAGATCGAGGACGTGGAGATCCAGGAGAGCGAGATCCGGATCGACACCTTCCGGGCGAGCGGCGCGGGCGGGCAACACGTGAACAAGACCGACTCGGCGGTGCGGATCACCCACATCCCCACGGGAATCACCGTCTCCTGCCAGAGCGAACGCTCCCAGCACCGCAACCGGGCGAACGCCCTCAAGGTGCTTCAAGCGCGCCTGATGGCGCTCAAGATCGAGGAAGAGGACAAAAAGCGGGCGGAGCAGGAGGAGGGGAAGAAGGACATCGCCTGGGGAAACCAAATCCGCAGCTACGTGTTCCAGCCCTATACGCTGGTGAAAGACCACCGGACCGGCGAAGAGAGCGGGAACGTGCAGGCGGTGATGGACGGCGGGATCGACCGGTTCATCGACGCGTTCCTCCGCCTCCGGTCGGGCGGCGGGGGCGGCAAAAAGGGCTAG
- the lysS gene encoding lysine--tRNA ligase, producing MGIDPYPARFDRDRTAVEIRDRFDEFAEAGTPVSPAGRIMTIRRMGKACFAHLRDRTGTIQLYLRRDNVGEEAYNAWKRLEPGDWVGATGAPFRTKTGEMSIDVSSFTVLSKSLLPLPEKWHGLTNKEIRYRRRYLDLIANPEVVEVFRKRAALIRRTRRFLDERGFLEVETPALQPIYGGASARPFTTHHNALDMKLYLRIADELYLKRLIVGGLEKVYEIAKDFRNEGIDRTHNPEFTQLELYEAFRDYNDMMALVEDLLRELALELCGTTRIVYGGKEADLGRPWRRLSFVDALSERLGRPALETDEAELRRALARSGVEIPEDASVGGLMDKLFETWIEPGLEEPTFVIDHPKAISPLAKERPDRPGVVERFEPFLFGIEIGNAFSELNDPVEQRRRFEGQKRLAGVEGEEAQQMDEDFLRAVEHGMPPTGGLGLGIDRIAMILTDQPSIRDVLLFPQLRPEVPE from the coding sequence ATGGGGATCGATCCCTACCCGGCTCGTTTCGACAGGGACAGGACCGCGGTGGAGATCCGCGATCGCTTCGACGAGTTCGCCGAGGCGGGAACGCCTGTTTCGCCCGCGGGACGGATCATGACGATCCGGCGGATGGGGAAGGCGTGCTTCGCCCATCTCCGGGACAGGACCGGGACGATCCAGCTCTACCTCCGCCGCGACAACGTCGGCGAGGAGGCGTACAACGCCTGGAAACGCCTCGAGCCGGGAGACTGGGTCGGGGCGACCGGCGCCCCTTTTCGAACCAAGACGGGCGAGATGTCGATCGACGTCTCCTCTTTCACGGTGCTCTCCAAATCGCTCCTCCCCCTTCCGGAGAAGTGGCACGGCCTCACCAACAAAGAGATCCGCTACCGCCGCCGCTACCTCGACCTGATCGCCAACCCCGAGGTGGTGGAGGTGTTCCGCAAGCGGGCGGCGCTGATCCGCCGGACCAGGCGCTTCCTCGACGAGCGCGGCTTCCTGGAGGTGGAGACGCCGGCGTTGCAGCCGATCTACGGCGGCGCTTCGGCGCGCCCCTTCACGACCCACCATAACGCTTTGGACATGAAGCTCTATCTCCGCATCGCCGACGAGCTTTACCTGAAACGTCTCATCGTCGGTGGCCTGGAGAAGGTTTACGAGATCGCCAAGGATTTTCGGAACGAAGGGATCGACCGGACCCACAACCCGGAGTTCACGCAGCTCGAGTTGTACGAGGCGTTCCGGGACTACAACGACATGATGGCTTTGGTGGAGGATCTGCTCCGCGAGTTGGCGCTGGAACTGTGCGGCACCACCCGGATCGTTTACGGCGGAAAGGAAGCGGACCTGGGCCGTCCCTGGCGGCGCCTCTCCTTCGTGGACGCCCTGTCGGAAAGGCTCGGCCGGCCGGCGCTGGAGACGGACGAGGCGGAGCTGCGCCGCGCCCTCGCCCGGAGCGGCGTGGAGATCCCGGAGGACGCCAGCGTGGGCGGCCTGATGGACAAGCTCTTCGAGACCTGGATCGAGCCGGGCCTCGAGGAGCCCACTTTCGTCATCGACCACCCGAAGGCGATCTCGCCGCTCGCCAAGGAACGCCCCGACCGTCCCGGCGTGGTGGAGCGCTTCGAGCCCTTCCTCTTCGGCATCGAGATCGGCAACGCCTTTTCCGAGCTGAACGATCCGGTGGAACAGCGCCGCCGTTTCGAGGGACAGAAACGGCTCGCCGGAGTCGAGGGGGAGGAGGCGCAGCAGATGGACGAGGACTTCCTCCGCGCCGTGGAGCACGGCATGCCTCCCACCGGCGGGCTCGGCCTCGGCATCGACCGGATCGCCATGATCCTGACCGATCAACCCTCGATCCGCGACGTGCTCCTCTTCCCGCAGCTCCGCCCCGAAGTCCCGGAATGA
- a CDS encoding ABC transporter permease produces the protein MGYAFFIARRHLRSKSSLGFVPIITLISVLGVFVGVAALLVVLAVMNGFEQEVKSRIIGTNAHVILLKYGNEPFVADEELLREVTETDGVVGASPFVYTQAMIQAGEEQDGIAVKGIDPAGEPRVSELLSRTVPSDADLTWEPGSPPPILLGRELALDLGTLSGETVILASFQNTARNPFGTVPKMMRFRVAGFFDSGMYEYNANLALVPIDAAREFLGMGEKVTGVAIRVQDAYRAPIVADRILERVGAPPFRANNWIHLNRTLFSWMSTEKRVMFVILALVILVAAFNIASTLIMVVMEKTREIGVLKSMGASLRGVLAVFVLEGAIIGALGTALGLLGGWTVCWLLERYKFIPLPADVYFIDSLPVQMDPADFVRVAAAAMAICFAATLYPAWKASRLDPLQAIRYE, from the coding sequence ATGGGATATGCCTTCTTCATCGCCCGGCGGCACCTCCGTTCCAAGAGCAGCCTCGGGTTCGTGCCGATCATCACGCTGATCTCGGTGCTCGGCGTCTTCGTCGGCGTCGCCGCGCTCCTCGTCGTGCTCGCGGTGATGAACGGCTTCGAGCAGGAGGTCAAGTCCCGCATCATCGGCACCAACGCCCACGTGATCCTGCTGAAGTACGGCAACGAGCCCTTCGTCGCCGACGAGGAACTCCTCCGTGAGGTGACGGAAACGGACGGAGTGGTCGGCGCCTCTCCCTTCGTGTACACCCAGGCGATGATCCAGGCGGGCGAGGAACAGGACGGCATCGCCGTGAAGGGGATCGATCCCGCCGGCGAGCCGCGCGTCTCGGAGCTTCTCTCCCGCACCGTCCCCTCCGACGCGGACCTCACCTGGGAACCCGGGTCGCCGCCGCCGATCCTGCTCGGCCGGGAACTCGCCCTCGACCTGGGAACGCTGAGCGGTGAAACGGTGATCCTCGCCTCCTTCCAGAACACGGCGAGAAACCCCTTCGGCACGGTCCCCAAAATGATGCGTTTCCGCGTCGCCGGCTTCTTCGATTCCGGCATGTACGAGTACAACGCCAATCTCGCGCTGGTCCCGATCGACGCCGCGCGGGAGTTCCTCGGGATGGGGGAGAAGGTGACCGGCGTGGCGATCCGGGTGCAGGACGCATACAGGGCGCCGATCGTGGCGGACCGGATTCTGGAGCGCGTCGGCGCCCCACCCTTCCGGGCGAACAACTGGATCCACCTGAACCGGACCCTCTTCTCCTGGATGAGCACCGAAAAAAGGGTGATGTTCGTCATCCTGGCGCTGGTGATCCTGGTTGCGGCGTTCAATATCGCGAGTACATTGATCATGGTGGTGATGGAGAAGACCCGGGAGATCGGGGTGCTCAAGTCGATGGGCGCGAGCCTCCGGGGAGTGCTGGCCGTTTTCGTCCTCGAGGGGGCGATCATCGGCGCCCTCGGGACCGCGCTCGGCCTTCTGGGCGGATGGACCGTTTGCTGGCTCCTGGAGCGGTACAAGTTCATCCCCCTCCCGGCGGACGTCTATTTCATCGACTCGCTGCCGGTGCAAATGGATCCCGCCGACTTCGTTCGGGTGGCCGCGGCGGCGATGGCGATCTGCTTCGCCGCGACGCTCTACCCGGCCTGGAAGGCTTCGCGTCTCGATCCGTTGCAGGCAATTCGTTACGAGTAA
- a CDS encoding ABC transporter ATP-binding protein, with the protein MNEENRNGGPVLSARGLCKRFRSGEEELDVLRGVDLDVEEGEILSVVGDSGVGKSTLLHILGAILRPSAGTVLLGGHDVFRLGDREISRVRNRMIGFVFQFHHLLPEFTALENVALPIRIGNGGRDADGRAGELLRAVGLGARAGHLPSELSGGEQQRVAVARALANRPRVVLADEPSGNLDGRNSTALHDLVWELRERFGQAFVIVTHDERLAKRADRRLRLREGSLEVEEDRRDRGASR; encoded by the coding sequence ATGAACGAAGAGAACCGAAACGGCGGACCGGTGCTCTCCGCCCGCGGGCTGTGCAAGCGGTTCCGCTCGGGCGAGGAGGAACTCGATGTGCTCCGCGGCGTCGACCTGGACGTGGAAGAGGGGGAGATTCTCTCCGTGGTCGGCGACTCGGGCGTCGGGAAGAGCACCCTGTTGCACATCCTGGGTGCGATCCTCCGGCCGAGCGCCGGCACGGTCCTCTTGGGCGGCCATGACGTATTCCGACTCGGCGACCGGGAGATCTCCCGGGTTCGGAACCGGATGATCGGGTTCGTGTTTCAGTTTCACCATCTCCTCCCGGAGTTCACCGCCCTGGAGAACGTGGCGCTTCCGATCCGCATCGGCAACGGCGGGCGGGACGCGGATGGGCGCGCGGGAGAACTGCTCCGGGCGGTCGGCCTCGGCGCGCGCGCGGGCCATCTCCCCTCGGAACTCTCCGGGGGGGAACAGCAGAGGGTCGCCGTCGCGCGGGCGCTCGCGAACCGGCCCCGGGTGGTGTTGGCGGACGAGCCATCGGGAAACCTGGACGGCCGGAACAGTACGGCCCTGCACGACCTCGTCTGGGAGCTGCGGGAGCGTTTCGGCCAGGCCTTCGTCATCGTGACCCACGACGAGCGGCTCGCCAAGCGGGCGGACAGGAGGCTCCGGTTGCGAGAGGGATCGCTCGAGGTGGAGGAGGACCGGCGGGATAGGGGGGCAAGCCGATGA
- a CDS encoding UvrB/UvrC motif-containing protein, with protein MKCDKCGEREASVHYTEIKDDQVREMHLCDQCASEKGFTVSGGAGGIGTPNLLAGMAEEAQGELGEGAEPLRCDHCGLTYARFKASGRLGCAHCYDAFQAPLVPLLRRIHGSRRHLGKIPRQAGEEHRRAREIRNKKERLDACVRREEYEEAARIRDEIRRLESEEEA; from the coding sequence ATGAAGTGCGATAAGTGCGGGGAGAGGGAGGCGTCGGTCCACTACACGGAGATCAAGGACGACCAGGTCCGGGAGATGCACCTCTGCGATCAATGCGCCTCCGAGAAGGGGTTCACCGTCTCGGGCGGGGCGGGGGGGATCGGCACGCCCAATCTGCTGGCCGGCATGGCGGAAGAGGCGCAGGGAGAGCTGGGCGAGGGGGCGGAACCCCTCCGCTGCGATCACTGCGGTCTCACCTACGCCCGTTTCAAAGCCTCCGGCCGTCTCGGCTGCGCCCACTGCTACGACGCCTTCCAGGCACCGCTTGTGCCGCTCCTCCGGCGGATCCATGGAAGCCGCCGTCATCTGGGGAAGATCCCCCGGCAGGCGGGGGAGGAGCACCGGCGGGCCCGCGAGATCCGCAACAAGAAGGAGCGTCTTGACGCCTGCGTCCGCCGCGAGGAGTACGAGGAGGCGGCGCGGATCCGGGACGAGATCCGGCGCCTCGAAAGCGAGGAGGAGGCATGA
- a CDS encoding protein arginine kinase: MIPPNGFPDPPAWLDGDGAEPAIVLSSRIRLARNVKGIPFSQTATDEQKETVFGSVEKAARETEALRESRIVRVDRSDPLENRFLLERRLISQDLAAGRGPRGVAIGEGERVSVLINEEDHMRIQSMRPGFELDGAWRTADRIDDEMSERLDVAYTEEWGFLTACPTNTGTGMRASVLIHLPALALTKQISKVLRGITQVGLAVRGMFGEHSEMTGNFYQISNQTTLGVSEADTLDSLGRVTRQIIDHERSASESLLESFRPQVEDKVYRAYGLLTHCRVVSSQEVLSLLSAVRFGATIGILEQTPIPTLNRLMIETLPAHLQKEAGGALEPPERDVRRANRVRAMLSSN, encoded by the coding sequence ATGATTCCCCCGAACGGTTTCCCCGATCCTCCCGCCTGGCTCGACGGCGACGGCGCCGAACCGGCGATCGTTCTCTCCAGCCGGATCCGCCTCGCCCGGAACGTGAAGGGGATCCCCTTCTCCCAAACGGCGACGGACGAGCAGAAAGAGACGGTCTTCGGATCGGTGGAAAAAGCGGCTCGGGAGACCGAAGCCCTCCGGGAATCGAGAATCGTCCGCGTGGATCGGTCCGACCCGTTGGAGAACCGCTTCCTTCTGGAACGCCGCCTCATCTCGCAGGATCTGGCGGCCGGACGGGGCCCCCGAGGCGTCGCGATCGGCGAAGGGGAAAGGGTCAGCGTCCTCATCAACGAAGAGGATCACATGCGGATCCAATCGATGCGCCCCGGCTTCGAGCTGGACGGGGCGTGGCGGACCGCGGACCGAATCGACGACGAGATGAGCGAGAGGTTGGACGTGGCCTACACCGAGGAGTGGGGTTTCCTGACCGCCTGTCCGACCAACACGGGCACGGGGATGCGGGCCTCGGTGCTGATTCACCTCCCCGCCTTGGCGCTCACCAAGCAGATCTCCAAGGTGCTCCGCGGCATCACCCAGGTCGGCCTGGCGGTGCGGGGAATGTTCGGCGAGCACAGCGAGATGACCGGGAACTTCTACCAGATCTCCAACCAGACCACTCTCGGCGTCAGCGAGGCGGACACACTGGACAGTCTCGGCCGGGTCACGCGCCAGATCATCGACCACGAGAGGAGCGCCAGCGAATCGCTTCTCGAGAGCTTCCGCCCGCAGGTGGAGGACAAGGTGTACCGCGCCTACGGCCTCCTGACCCACTGCCGCGTCGTCTCCTCTCAGGAGGTCCTCAGCCTTCTCTCGGCGGTCCGTTTCGGCGCGACCATCGGGATCCTCGAACAAACGCCGATTCCGACGCTGAACCGTCTGATGATCGAGACCCTCCCGGCGCACCTGCAGAAGGAGGCAGGCGGCGCCTTGGAACCGCCGGAGAGGGACGTCCGGCGGGCCAACCGGGTCCGCGCGATGCTTAGCAGTAACTAA